A portion of the Luxibacter massiliensis genome contains these proteins:
- the galE gene encoding UDP-glucose 4-epimerase GalE — protein MAKILITGGAGYIGSHTALELLNAGYEIVVYDNLFNSSEESIKRVEKLTGKKITFYKGDVLDEGTLESMFRAENIDAVIHCAALKAVGESVQKPLEYYHNNITGTLNLLGVMDRVGVKNIVFSSSATVYGSPEEIPITEACPKGQCTNPYGWTKSMMEQIMADLQKAKPDWNVILLRYFNPAGAHKSGCIGEDPKGIPNNLMPYISQVAVEKLEKLAVFGDDYDTPDGTGIRDYIHVVDLAMGHVKAIDYIFDKNPGLDVINLGTGIGYSVLDMVKAFSKACGKNIPYEIKPRRAGDIAICYADPKKAKEVLGWKAERDLDEMCEDTWRWQSQNPNGYAEPNTPM, from the coding sequence ATGGCAAAGATTTTAATTACAGGTGGAGCAGGGTATATTGGAAGTCATACAGCACTGGAACTGCTAAATGCAGGATACGAGATTGTAGTATATGATAATCTTTTTAACTCTTCAGAGGAATCCATAAAAAGAGTGGAGAAGCTGACTGGTAAGAAAATTACATTCTATAAAGGAGATGTATTGGATGAAGGTACCCTAGAATCTATGTTTCGGGCGGAGAATATTGATGCTGTTATTCATTGTGCGGCATTAAAGGCTGTTGGAGAATCTGTCCAGAAGCCATTGGAGTACTACCACAACAATATTACAGGAACACTTAATCTGTTGGGCGTTATGGATAGGGTCGGAGTTAAAAATATTGTATTTAGTTCTTCAGCCACTGTTTATGGAAGTCCAGAAGAAATCCCAATCACAGAAGCCTGCCCGAAAGGTCAGTGTACGAACCCTTATGGTTGGACGAAATCCATGATGGAACAGATTATGGCTGATCTACAAAAAGCAAAACCAGATTGGAACGTAATTCTTTTGAGATATTTTAATCCGGCTGGAGCTCATAAGAGCGGATGTATCGGGGAAGATCCGAAGGGCATCCCAAACAATCTAATGCCATACATTTCTCAGGTTGCAGTTGAAAAGCTGGAAAAGCTTGCAGTGTTTGGAGATGATTATGATACTCCCGACGGAACAGGGATCCGCGATTACATCCATGTGGTGGATCTTGCGATGGGACACGTAAAAGCCATTGACTATATCTTTGATAAAAATCCAGGACTTGATGTCATCAATCTGGGAACCGGAATAGGTTACTCAGTACTTGATATGGTTAAAGCATTTTCCAAGGCATGTGGAAAGAATATCCCATATGAAATCAAACCTCGTCGTGCAGGAGATATTGCAATATGCTATGCGGATCCAAAGAAGGCAAAAGAAGTCCTTGGCTGGAAGGCTGAAAGAGATTTGGATGAAATGTGTGAGGACACGTGGAGATGGCAGTCTCAGAATCCCAATGGCTATGCTGAGCCAAATACCCCGATGTAA
- a CDS encoding methylglyoxal synthase: MLDENFVTMVIGKAKHIALVAHDGKKKELVDWCDRNKEILKSHFLCGTGTTSRLISERTGLPVKGYCSGPLGGDQQIGAKIVEGQIDFMIFLWDPLEAQPHDPDVKALLRIAVVYDIPIANNLATADFMLNSKFMEEPYSRRIENYNKTIQDRVKQMGASSSES, from the coding sequence ATGTTAGATGAGAACTTTGTAACTATGGTAATCGGAAAGGCGAAACATATAGCTTTGGTCGCCCATGATGGCAAAAAGAAAGAACTGGTTGACTGGTGTGACAGAAATAAGGAAATATTAAAAAGCCATTTTTTGTGTGGGACGGGAACCACATCCAGACTGATCTCAGAGCGGACAGGCTTGCCTGTCAAGGGGTATTGCAGCGGCCCTCTGGGAGGCGACCAGCAGATAGGGGCCAAAATTGTGGAAGGGCAGATTGACTTTATGATTTTTTTGTGGGATCCATTGGAGGCACAGCCCCATGATCCAGATGTAAAAGCCTTGCTGAGAATCGCCGTTGTATATGATATACCCATTGCCAACAATCTTGCCACAGCCGACTTTATGCTTAACTCAAAGTTTATGGAAGAGCCATACAGCCGCAGGATAGAGAATTATAATAAGACCATACAGGACCGGGTGAAGCAGATGGGAGCCTCCTCCTCAGAGAGCTAG
- a CDS encoding putative ABC exporter domain-containing protein, whose translation MRSLMYLTKRSFINSLKKAVKKPVSLILIIAGVLYAVFVIVMVGQLLKMVSFGSVKGLVAVITVWTIYIFLSNFIGYASKKGIIFRPAHGHFVFPAPISPKTVLIHSAWMNYLLTVGICILFFIAGVTVFNVEVWRMLLFFFTGCVLETIFESSLMVFLYTNDKIPSKVMLWIGRLIKVFLVGITLFIILYFREHGVSLKTASSFVDWEGLQMIPVVGWNIAVYRLVLLGPTTLNVVCSSLYVFSVIGMFFVARCIPCRGEYFEDAAKFADNYAEMRRRKKDGEVVLGMEQKKRKFRRVNRTIKATGAKAIFYRQLLEYRKEKYFIFSKMTLISVFIAALFSFTLRENAMKSGVPQMYLLGIIAYMTLILTGYLGKWENELKSPYLFMIPDSPVKKLWYSTLMEHIKALADGCLFCIPLGIVWRIHPAQVILSVLIYTVLQANRLYTRVVAQCVLGDTLGKTGQDIVRALIQMTLLGFGVLAAVIAGFVFGIDFVFPIILIYSIIITVIIGLLASIRFHSMEQLV comes from the coding sequence ATGAGATCGTTAATGTATCTGACAAAAAGGAGCTTTATCAATAGCCTGAAGAAAGCGGTTAAAAAACCAGTTTCCCTTATACTTATCATTGCCGGAGTACTGTATGCTGTTTTTGTCATAGTTATGGTTGGGCAGCTGCTGAAGATGGTTAGTTTTGGCTCTGTAAAGGGACTGGTGGCTGTGATTACAGTCTGGACTATTTATATATTTCTGAGCAATTTTATCGGGTATGCCTCTAAGAAAGGGATTATATTCAGGCCGGCCCATGGGCATTTTGTTTTTCCTGCGCCCATTAGTCCCAAAACTGTGCTTATCCATAGTGCCTGGATGAACTATCTTCTGACAGTGGGGATCTGCATTTTGTTTTTTATTGCCGGGGTTACAGTATTTAATGTGGAAGTATGGCGTATGCTGTTATTCTTTTTCACAGGATGCGTGCTGGAAACCATATTTGAATCCAGCCTGATGGTATTTCTATATACCAATGACAAGATCCCATCCAAGGTGATGCTGTGGATAGGGCGGCTGATCAAGGTGTTTCTGGTTGGAATTACGCTGTTTATCATACTGTATTTTAGGGAGCATGGAGTCTCCCTTAAGACGGCCTCATCCTTTGTAGACTGGGAAGGCCTTCAGATGATACCAGTAGTAGGGTGGAATATTGCTGTTTACCGCCTGGTTCTTTTAGGGCCTACAACTTTGAATGTTGTCTGCAGCAGCCTATATGTATTCTCTGTAATTGGCATGTTCTTTGTGGCCCGCTGCATACCCTGCCGGGGAGAGTATTTTGAGGATGCGGCGAAATTTGCAGACAATTATGCCGAGATGCGCAGGCGCAAGAAAGACGGAGAGGTGGTCCTGGGCATGGAGCAGAAGAAAAGAAAGTTCCGCCGTGTGAACCGGACGATAAAGGCAACTGGGGCAAAGGCTATATTTTACAGGCAGCTGCTGGAATATAGGAAAGAGAAATACTTCATTTTTTCTAAAATGACACTTATCAGTGTTTTTATAGCAGCCTTGTTTTCGTTTACGCTCAGGGAGAATGCGATGAAGTCGGGTGTGCCCCAGATGTACCTTCTAGGCATTATTGCTTATATGACTCTGATACTGACGGGATATCTTGGGAAATGGGAGAATGAACTTAAGAGTCCATACCTTTTTATGATTCCTGACAGTCCTGTGAAGAAGCTGTGGTACTCTACTTTAATGGAGCATATAAAAGCTCTGGCAGACGGATGCCTGTTTTGTATTCCCCTGGGGATTGTGTGGAGGATTCATCCCGCACAGGTAATCCTCTCCGTCCTGATTTATACAGTGCTGCAGGCAAACAGGCTGTATACAAGGGTTGTGGCACAATGTGTGCTGGGAGATACATTGGGTAAGACCGGGCAAGATATAGTTAGGGCGTTGATTCAGATGACGCTCCTCGGTTTTGGCGTTTTGGCGGCAGTCATAGCAGGATTTGTATTTGGCATAGATTTTGTCTTTCCAATCATTCTGATTTATAGTATTATAATAACAGTAATCATAGGCCTGCTGGCTTCAATCCGCTTCCATTCTATGGAACAGCTTGTTTAA
- a CDS encoding ABC transporter ATP-binding protein produces MLEIQELSKSYGKYLAVDKVSFFIPDGQVGVLLGPNGAGKSTIIKSIAGLLRYSGRIGIQGIPARQLEAKKIFAYVPEIPAMFESLTVREHIEYVRKAYDSGISDEEVASILRRFDLDDKQDKLGNELSKGMMQKVSICCALAIRPKVILLDEPMVGLDPKAIKELKDVVLELKETGVTVLISTHMLEMVEELWDVMFVMEKSHIIGSYKKSEAGEKDLDDLFFEMTGDWNTDGEKS; encoded by the coding sequence ATGCTTGAAATTCAGGAATTAAGTAAATCATATGGGAAGTACCTGGCAGTGGATAAGGTCAGTTTTTTTATACCTGACGGGCAGGTAGGGGTCTTGCTAGGGCCAAACGGAGCCGGAAAGTCTACGATAATCAAGAGTATTGCAGGCTTGCTCAGATATTCGGGCAGAATCGGCATACAGGGGATACCTGCCAGGCAGCTGGAGGCAAAGAAGATTTTTGCCTATGTTCCCGAGATACCTGCCATGTTTGAGTCATTGACTGTCAGGGAACATATTGAATACGTGAGGAAGGCATATGACAGTGGGATCTCAGATGAGGAGGTCGCGTCCATCCTGAGGCGTTTTGATCTGGACGATAAGCAGGATAAACTGGGCAATGAACTGTCAAAGGGGATGATGCAGAAGGTAAGTATCTGTTGTGCCCTGGCCATCCGTCCCAAGGTAATTCTGCTGGATGAACCCATGGTGGGCCTGGATCCAAAGGCAATCAAAGAGCTGAAGGATGTGGTTCTGGAGTTGAAGGAAACAGGGGTGACAGTTTTAATCAGCACACATATGCTGGAGATGGTGGAAGAATTGTGGGATGTAATGTTTGTCATGGAGAAGAGCCATATTATAGGTTCATATAAGAAGTCTGAGGCCGGGGAGAAGGATTTGGATGACTTGTTCTTTGAGATGACTGGAGACTGGAATACGGATGGTGAGAAATCATGA
- a CDS encoding CdaR family transcriptional regulator → MEISKKLAGQIVHAVYEVVGSDINFISASGIIIGSTNKSRIGTFHEAGCQAIQRGEPVIVEEAHTFSGAQAGINYPIFFEGIPIAVIGITGQPKELEKFGFLITKITEVFLKEQQLNQELLSETRSLHYLITSLIYDNIQNQQQFDILLHKYQMDPTEQYAVLSVQMLDTSLEQSLRFYFSGIGCQLSLYLYPNEWVVLFDQDTYALFSSQEFTLTYKGRLHAGISTFAPLYQASQSYQDACTARNRAFQMNTALCTMSDISIEFALESIPANMKTLYANQILNPLTDKELHILKTYLLYGLSLKDTAEVLFIHKNTLQYQLDKITDKTGLNPRRFQDAFLLQFAFLCRESEPLGQAGKPPRSTNN, encoded by the coding sequence ATGGAAATTTCTAAGAAATTGGCAGGGCAGATTGTACATGCCGTCTATGAGGTGGTGGGCAGCGACATCAACTTTATCAGTGCTTCCGGCATAATTATCGGAAGCACAAACAAGAGCAGGATCGGCACTTTCCATGAGGCTGGCTGCCAGGCGATTCAACGCGGGGAGCCTGTTATCGTTGAGGAAGCGCATACTTTCTCGGGAGCACAAGCCGGCATCAATTACCCTATCTTTTTCGAGGGGATCCCTATAGCTGTAATCGGCATAACAGGCCAGCCAAAAGAGCTCGAAAAATTTGGATTTCTTATTACAAAAATTACAGAAGTCTTTTTGAAGGAGCAGCAGTTAAATCAGGAGCTGCTCTCTGAAACCCGGTCCCTGCATTATCTTATCACCTCTCTTATATACGACAATATTCAAAATCAGCAGCAGTTTGACATTTTGCTCCATAAATACCAGATGGATCCAACAGAACAGTATGCGGTACTGTCTGTACAAATGCTGGACACCTCCCTGGAACAATCTCTGAGGTTCTATTTCTCTGGCATAGGCTGCCAGCTTTCACTTTACCTATACCCAAATGAATGGGTTGTCTTGTTTGACCAGGATACTTATGCCCTATTTTCCAGCCAAGAATTTACATTAACATACAAGGGCAGGCTGCATGCCGGTATCAGTACATTTGCGCCTCTCTATCAGGCAAGCCAATCCTATCAGGATGCGTGTACCGCCAGGAACCGTGCCTTTCAGATGAATACAGCCCTCTGTACTATGAGTGATATTTCCATTGAATTTGCCCTGGAAAGTATTCCGGCAAATATGAAAACTCTCTATGCAAATCAGATATTAAATCCCCTTACTGATAAGGAGCTTCATATTCTGAAAACCTATTTACTATATGGCCTCTCCCTCAAAGATACAGCAGAAGTTCTTTTTATCCATAAAAATACACTGCAGTACCAATTAGACAAAATCACGGATAAAACTGGCCTGAATCCCCGCCGTTTTCAAGATGCCTTTTTACTGCAGTTTGCATTCTTGTGCAGAGAATCGGAACCTTTAGGGCAGGCGGGAAAACCCCCACGGAGCACAAATAATTAG
- a CDS encoding glycerate kinase family protein, which yields MKVVIAIDSLKGSLSSMEAGFAAKEGILRAHPDAQVIVRPLADGGEGTTDALIEGMGGQKIDVTVTGPMGEKITAYYGYLKESDTAVIEMASAAGITLVPEQQKNPLLATTYGVGEMIKDAAEKGCRNFILGIGGSATNDGGIGMLQALGYSFLDKNGQEAGRGAQALDTIVSICDTNTYPKLKDCHFHVACDVTNPLCGKNGATYIYGPQKGVTEDMKEPLDRAMLHYAKVTSQTLHNDFSLTQGAGAAGGLGFAFLSYLHADLTPGIDLILKAINLEEDLKSADIVVTGEGRLDHQTAMGKAPVGVARLAKKFDAQVLAFAGGVTKDARACNEAGIDAFFPILRGIATLEEAMDPENARGNMADAVEQVFRIL from the coding sequence ATGAAAGTCGTTATTGCAATTGATTCATTAAAGGGCAGCTTAAGCTCCATGGAGGCAGGGTTCGCAGCAAAGGAAGGGATACTCCGCGCCCACCCGGACGCCCAGGTCATAGTAAGGCCTCTGGCAGACGGAGGGGAGGGGACTACAGATGCCCTGATCGAAGGTATGGGAGGGCAGAAAATTGATGTGACAGTCACCGGGCCTATGGGAGAAAAAATTACTGCATATTATGGATATTTAAAGGAATCTGATACAGCCGTGATCGAGATGGCGTCGGCTGCCGGAATTACCCTTGTGCCAGAGCAGCAAAAAAACCCTCTGCTGGCAACCACCTACGGCGTAGGTGAGATGATTAAAGATGCCGCGGAGAAAGGATGCAGAAATTTTATACTAGGGATCGGAGGCAGCGCCACCAATGACGGGGGGATCGGAATGCTGCAGGCATTGGGATACAGCTTTCTTGATAAAAACGGCCAGGAGGCAGGCAGGGGTGCACAGGCTCTTGATACAATTGTCTCTATTTGTGATACAAATACTTACCCCAAACTTAAGGACTGCCATTTTCATGTCGCCTGTGACGTCACCAATCCCCTTTGTGGAAAAAACGGCGCCACCTATATTTATGGCCCTCAGAAAGGAGTGACAGAGGATATGAAAGAACCTTTAGACCGCGCTATGCTGCATTATGCAAAAGTTACATCCCAGACTTTACATAATGACTTCTCATTAACCCAGGGAGCAGGGGCGGCCGGAGGCCTTGGCTTCGCCTTTCTAAGCTATCTTCATGCGGATCTGACTCCCGGCATAGACTTGATACTTAAAGCCATAAATTTGGAGGAAGATCTTAAATCGGCAGATATCGTTGTGACCGGCGAAGGCCGTCTGGATCATCAGACTGCCATGGGGAAAGCTCCTGTGGGGGTTGCAAGGCTTGCAAAGAAGTTTGACGCACAGGTGCTTGCCTTTGCCGGAGGAGTCACAAAAGATGCACGGGCATGTAATGAAGCCGGCATCGATGCATTCTTCCCCATCCTGAGGGGAATAGCCACACTAGAGGAAGCCATGGACCCTGAAAATGCACGGGGTAACATGGCGGATGCCGTAGAACAGGTATTCCGTATTTTATAG
- a CDS encoding acyltransferase domain-containing protein translates to MSLQEFLKGIQMIPEAIEEILQITVSEEEYRRITGLFWSDRRIFYEEILRKDRFRLHFLYYFCRMACDTYEQYRQRNIKERIFWDTFYDLTLWCENCYREFGEYGIDEYDWFFRHLECRIFRLGRLEFEMTPSMWTIEENALKIKRGTPVISIHIPQGEKLDIRLSEKSFKQAFQFWGEEYPYLCHSWLLSAGLTKILPADSNILKFQSFFKIIQTDYTDREAEKRIYGCVRDDPNIYPQRTSLQKKAAQYLIAGGRLGTGTGVLKTANVAR, encoded by the coding sequence ATGAGCTTACAGGAGTTTCTAAAAGGGATCCAAATGATACCAGAGGCAATAGAAGAGATCCTGCAGATTACAGTGAGTGAAGAAGAGTACAGACGGATTACAGGCCTGTTTTGGTCAGATAGGCGAATATTTTATGAAGAAATATTAAGAAAAGATCGCTTTCGGCTCCACTTCCTATATTATTTTTGCCGGATGGCGTGCGATACATATGAGCAGTACCGTCAGAGAAACATAAAAGAGCGTATATTTTGGGATACTTTTTATGACCTTACGCTTTGGTGTGAAAATTGCTATAGGGAGTTTGGGGAATATGGAATCGATGAGTATGACTGGTTTTTTCGGCATTTGGAGTGCAGGATTTTTCGGCTGGGAAGATTAGAATTTGAAATGACGCCTTCTATGTGGACAATAGAAGAGAATGCTCTGAAAATAAAAAGAGGGACGCCGGTGATCAGCATTCATATACCTCAAGGTGAGAAATTGGATATCAGATTATCAGAAAAGTCCTTTAAACAGGCGTTCCAGTTTTGGGGAGAAGAGTATCCATATCTTTGCCACTCCTGGCTGTTATCTGCGGGACTGACGAAAATTCTGCCGGCTGACAGCAATATTCTGAAGTTTCAAAGCTTCTTTAAAATCATACAGACCGATTATACAGACCGGGAGGCAGAGAAACGGATCTATGGATGCGTGCGTGATGATCCGAATATATATCCTCAAAGGACAAGTCTGCAGAAAAAAGCGGCCCAATATCTGATTGCAGGGGGAAGGCTTGGAACCGGAACAGGAGTTTTAAAAACTGCTAATGTTGCCAGATAA
- a CDS encoding Gfo/Idh/MocA family protein, giving the protein MKQVTSVLIGAGLRGGHVYSQYALEHPDELKVAAVAEPDRNRREAFASKHNIPEDMQFESYEELLDKGRLADCAMICTQDRMHCEPVIAAMEKGYHVLCEKPMSPEKEEILKMGEFSHKYNRILSVCHVLRYSPFFTKVKGLLEEGRIGRLMSIQHIEEVGYWHHAHSFVRGNWRNAEESSPMILQKCCHDMDILLWLSDSHCKTISSCGSLTYFKEQNAPPKAPEYCMDGCGHRADCPFYAPRFYLEHPRAEEDGLVYAVTENPDTDSVLRALREGPYGRCVFRCDNTVVDHQSVDIEFENEVTASFLMTAFTNQCARRIRLMGTKGELKGDMEAGTIELFDFVSHSSEAIRLNTPTKGHSGSDMSMMRDFVRMVGEGKPGKTDASMSVESHLMALAAEEARVNKVTIDFKEYL; this is encoded by the coding sequence ATGAAACAGGTAACGAGTGTGCTGATAGGTGCGGGACTGCGGGGAGGGCATGTCTATTCCCAATATGCTTTAGAACATCCGGATGAATTGAAAGTAGCGGCGGTGGCTGAACCGGACCGGAACCGGCGGGAGGCATTTGCCTCCAAGCATAATATTCCCGAAGATATGCAGTTTGAAAGCTATGAGGAGCTGTTGGATAAAGGGCGGCTGGCGGATTGTGCTATGATCTGTACCCAGGACAGGATGCACTGTGAACCGGTTATCGCAGCAATGGAAAAGGGATATCATGTATTATGTGAGAAACCAATGTCCCCGGAAAAAGAAGAGATTTTGAAGATGGGGGAGTTTTCACACAAATATAACCGTATTCTTTCGGTATGCCATGTGCTGCGTTATTCACCGTTTTTTACAAAAGTAAAGGGTCTGCTTGAGGAAGGGCGAATCGGAAGGCTGATGAGTATACAGCATATCGAAGAAGTGGGTTACTGGCATCATGCCCACAGTTTTGTGCGGGGAAACTGGAGAAATGCAGAAGAATCAAGTCCTATGATTCTGCAGAAATGCTGCCACGACATGGATATTCTTTTGTGGCTTTCTGACAGTCATTGCAAAACAATCAGTTCTTGCGGCAGTTTAACTTACTTTAAAGAGCAAAATGCCCCGCCAAAAGCGCCCGAATATTGTATGGATGGATGCGGACATAGAGCAGACTGTCCCTTTTATGCCCCTAGATTTTATCTGGAACACCCAAGGGCAGAAGAGGATGGATTGGTTTATGCGGTTACAGAGAACCCGGATACAGATTCTGTTCTTAGGGCACTGCGCGAAGGCCCTTATGGGAGGTGCGTTTTCCGCTGTGACAATACAGTAGTGGATCACCAGTCTGTGGACATAGAGTTTGAAAATGAAGTAACAGCCTCATTTTTAATGACAGCTTTTACAAACCAATGTGCAAGGAGAATCCGCCTGATGGGAACGAAAGGGGAACTAAAGGGGGATATGGAGGCAGGCACAATAGAACTCTTTGATTTTGTGAGCCATTCGTCAGAAGCGATTCGTCTGAATACTCCAACGAAAGGGCATAGTGGAAGCGATATGAGTATGATGCGTGATTTTGTGAGAATGGTCGGAGAAGGAAAACCAGGAAAAACAGATGCGTCCATGTCTGTGGAAAGCCACCTCATGGCCCTTGCCGCAGAGGAGGCCAGGGTAAACAAAGTGACAATTGATTTTAAGGAGTATCTATGA